From a region of the Acidobacteriota bacterium genome:
- a CDS encoding anhydro-N-acetylmuramic acid kinase: protein MSLQKTLAKKTLVIIGLNSGTSADGLDMAALRFAQSRRGTAIELLGGRTRTFDPDLRRAILRTADAADVTFRQLIHLDNMLGMFFGRTAASFVRSLAARGVVVDAIASHGQTVSHLPGKTKIGKYSVHGTLQLGSPEQISALTGKPVIADFRQADVALGGEGAPITVEAMRRLCAHRSEPRLIVNIGGMANYFYFPTGRNHTNVRAADCGPGNVLCDLLSRRLFGEKYDRSGRRACSGTVSDTLLARLRRQRPFRELRPSVGREDFGPKLVARILRLAERLGLDKSDLMATVAELTVASIVKRVRPIIRRDAGVRKLYLTGGGSRNKFFMQRLQAVLPGVGVSTVRDLGLDPDLAEAACFAVLGYATLRSDPMPTRFDGRRRRPLRPILGKIVQPPQKNVNHG, encoded by the coding sequence GACGGCCTGGATATGGCCGCCCTTCGCTTTGCGCAGTCCAGGCGCGGCACCGCCATCGAACTGCTCGGCGGGCGCACCCGGACCTTCGATCCTGACCTGCGACGAGCGATCCTGCGGACGGCCGACGCCGCTGACGTTACTTTCCGGCAACTGATTCATCTGGACAACATGCTGGGCATGTTCTTCGGCCGGACCGCCGCCTCCTTCGTCAGGTCGCTGGCCGCCAGGGGCGTGGTCGTGGACGCAATCGCCTCACACGGGCAGACTGTCAGCCATCTTCCGGGCAAAACGAAAATCGGGAAGTACTCCGTCCACGGAACCCTTCAACTGGGGTCGCCGGAGCAAATCAGCGCTCTTACCGGCAAACCGGTGATCGCCGATTTTCGGCAGGCCGACGTAGCCCTGGGAGGCGAGGGTGCCCCGATAACCGTCGAGGCTATGCGCCGGCTGTGTGCGCACCGCAGCGAACCGCGCCTGATTGTCAACATCGGCGGTATGGCCAACTACTTCTATTTCCCGACCGGGCGGAACCACACGAACGTGCGGGCGGCCGACTGCGGGCCGGGTAACGTCCTGTGCGATCTGCTCAGTCGGCGCCTGTTCGGTGAGAAGTATGATCGCTCCGGGCGGCGCGCCTGCTCGGGGACGGTTTCCGATACGCTGCTCGCACGCCTGCGCCGGCAGCGTCCCTTCCGGGAGTTGCGGCCTTCCGTCGGCCGGGAGGACTTCGGCCCGAAACTCGTTGCGCGCATACTTCGGCTGGCCGAGCGGCTTGGCCTGGACAAGTCCGACCTGATGGCGACCGTGGCTGAACTGACAGTGGCCTCGATCGTCAAGCGTGTGCGTCCCATTATCCGGCGAGATGCGGGCGTGAGAAAATTATATTTGACTGGCGGGGGGTCACGTAACAAGTTCTTTATGCAGCGCCTGCAAGCCGTCCTGCCGGGCGTTGGCGTGAGCACGGTCCGGGACCTGGGTCTCGATCCGGATCTTGCGGAGGCAGCCTGCTTTGCCGTATTGGGATACGCAACGCTGCGCTCTGATCCGATGCCGACGCGATTTGACGGACGCCGACGCCGGCCGCTCCGGCCGATTCTCGGGAAGATTGTGCAGCCGCCGCAAAAAAACGTGAACCATGGCTGA